Proteins from one Sabethes cyaneus chromosome 2, idSabCyanKW18_F2, whole genome shotgun sequence genomic window:
- the LOC128734287 gene encoding polynucleotide 5'-hydroxyl-kinase NOL9 — protein sequence MYKLEQEFSRAKNSNRNSKKGDKKNYSKRCKKKRATVPLHHDDSSSSKEKSRKKIHKVEEKTINHVANGYPMAEKKLPQERKPAKVNGKTFEKCTKPSNVSQQYTEQKISTVSNEDKKMKQNPEVQKTSCAGAQKSVIKRKNKHSTKTSKKFKKEHLPLSESDSDADNYIDKFFDELSDGEQPDLVVESGSSSADLDELSTETDSEPSEDQQGNAMSLEELLNFYGKFQDKQAKPNKSNLKSTGKQSVKAAKTEKVKNKFNPTVTNQWIEEDNDVGLVYGDSDEEHASSSKALVPVGDSLLETSEDDDDFVPGESLDDEEYLTSEDEMLSFEMEEDSESNEDSFSTEYSSFEDGSFSGSEDYDFEEEESSEEDDEDDEFSSYWSDSYNSEEDGDYLPSEDEDDLFIGRGTARIYEIDDNNISFNSDIESAQIVELPSDGDRKRSVATDSQSEADKEEDSELCPELVPIYDNRGRLIDSAETLKEDGNEKVPGGSAADFMKVEMNADMLDPDKDRDSSADGDENSEMTDSMSEQESDSELDESKLLNHQFYDSIDMLMSLLVLKSTLFFSGQLIVQPLVGSLEIMGYRLKPGECKHAFAARGFHSLNLTPLPSGDGSRNKSLHDVLQRLDKHFMEADLKVVSETFDPSNSVLVLLQSDCSNRRAAIVDKYMPELVLFPKAWSLQKGVFFTSEYLLNAQFLTEYVPKSTTLFESGPEWNQIPLEQSSRIVVIGGKGAGKSTLCQYLVNRAIGKFKKAVLIDLDIGQPIQHIPETISVTIVDQPLLGLACFNPIAPKKCWLFGSLDVVSSPIIYIQNVRQLIRYCHEHQAELANVPWIVNTMGYVSGLGDELMAAILRILAPSDVVQLVFTTKNPSTPNFQNSFTSDVINQYNFKILHTEVEEFCQEKVSFRHCQLNVDKSRRGFTLAAPNRRKLMLLVHLAGIMDDCPSGWFNEVRPLCAPLDQLQVLITREDQSLPEQYLPAVLNASLVFLCRKTDTGSLYECLGLGIVRAVDKDKNVFLLPSLASPEQLAEVTVLAICSSSLPNAILLRQSPRVQGIVPYVHNVG from the exons ATGTACAAGTTAGAACAGGAATTCTCGCGAGCCAAAAATTCGAACAGAAATTCTAAAAAAGGTGACAAGAAAAATTACAGTAAAAGATGTAAGAAAAAACGGGCCACTGTACCATTACATCACGATGATAGCTCATCGTCtaaagaaaaaagtcgaaaaaaaatCCACAAGGTCGAAGAAAAAACTATCAACCACGTTGCAAATGGATATCCCATGGCTGAGAAGAAACTACCGCAAGAACGCAAACCGGCCAAAGTGAATGGAAAAACGTTTGAAAAATGTACGAAACCATCTAATGTTTCTCAGCAATATACGGAACAAAAAATTAGTACCGTTTCAAATGAAGACaaaaaaatgaagcaaaatCCGGAAGTACAGAAAACAAGCTGTGCGGGTGCTCAAAAGTCAGTCATAAAAAGGAAGAACAAACACAGCACCAAaacttcaaaaaaatttaaaaaggagCATCTTCCGTTGTCAGAGTCCGACAGCGACGCAGATAATTACATTGATAAGTTTTTTGATGAACTTTCAGACGGCGAACAACCCGACTTGGTGGTGGAGTCCGGCTCTAGTTCAGCCGATTTAGATGAACTTTCCACCGAAACTGATTCGGAACCCAGCGAAGACCAACAAGGGAATGCAATGTCTCTGGAAGAGCTACTAAATTTCTACGGGAAATTTCAAGATAAACAAGCCAAACCAAATAAGAGCAATTTAAAATCAACTGGAAAACAATCCGTAAAAGCAGCGAAGACTGAAAAAGTGAAGAATAAGTTCAATCCGACTGTCACAAATCAATGGATTGAGGAAGATAACGATGTAGGTTTGGTGTACGGAGATTCGGATGAGGAGCACGCTTCTTCCAGCAAGGCACTGGTGCCGGTTGGAGATTCATTGTTGGAAACGtccgaagatgatgatgattttgtgcCTGGTGAGTCGCTGGACGATGAGGAATATTTAACCAGTGAAGATGAAATG CTTTCGTTTGAAATGGAGGAAGACTCCGAATCGAATGAGGATTCTTTTAGTACAGAATACTCCAGCTTCGAGGATGGCAGCTTTTCGGGATCGGAGGATTATGATTTCGAGGAAGAGGAAAGTAGTGAGGAGGATGACGAAGACGATGAGTTTTCGTCTTATTGGAGTGATTCGTACAACAGTGAGGAGGATGGTGACTATTTGCCGTCTGAAGACGAGGATGATCTGTTCATCGGACGGGGCACGGCTAGGATATACGAGATTGATGATAACAATATTtcgttcaatagcgatattgaatcgGCGCAAATTGTTGAGCTGCCAAGTGATGGGGATCGGAAACGTTCTGTAGCGACCGACAGCCAGTCCGAAGCGGATAAAGAAGAAGACTCGGAACTTTGTCCGGAATTGGTGCCAATTTATGATAATCGAGGAAGACTGATCGATAGTGCTGAAACACTTAAAGAGGACGGCAACGAAAAG GTGCCCGGAGGCAGTGCAGCTGATTTTATGAAGGTGGAAATGAATGCTGACATGCTCGATCCCGATAAAGACAGAGATTCTTCCGCAGACGGCGATGAAAACTCAGAGATGACAGATTCAATGTCAGAGCAGGAATCCGATTCAGAATTAGATGAATCAAAGTTGCTCAATCATCAATTTTATGATTCAATTGACATGCTAATGTCGCTGTTGGTGCTTAAAAGTACGCTTTTCTTCAGTGGACAATTGATAGTGCAACCGCTAGTTGGAAGTTTGGAGATTATGGGCTACCGGTTAAAACCAGGGGAATGTAAGCACGCGTTCGCAGCGCGGGGATTCCATTCCCTCAATTTGACCCCTCTTCCAAGTGGTGACGGTAGTCGCAATAAATCCCTGCACGATGTACTTCAACGTCTGGATAAGCATTTTATGGAGGCTGATTTGAAAGTTGTGAGtgaaacatttgatccgtcgaATTCGGTTCTCGTTCTACTTCAGTCAGACTGCAGCAATCGCCGCGCAGCGATAGTCGATAAGTATATGCCAGAGCTGGTTTTGTTCCCGAAAGCGTGGTCCTTGCAGAAAGGAGTCTTTTTCACCAGTGAGTATTTATTGAATGCGCAATTTCTGACTGAATACGTGCCAAAAAGCACCACACTCTTTGAAAGTGGGCCGGAATGGAATCAAATCCCCCTGGAGCAGTCCAGTAGAATAGTAGTTATTGGCGGAAAAGGAGCGGGAAAATCTACTCTCTGTCAGTATCTTGTAAATCGGGCCATTGGTAAATTTAAGAAAGCAGTGTTGATCGATTTAGACATTGGTCAACCGATTCAGCACATTCCGGAAACAATAAGCGTGACAATCGTCGATCAACCTCTGCTCGGACTTGCATGCTTCAATCCTATTGCACCGAAAAAATGTTGGTTGTTCGGTAGTCTAGATGTCGTTTCTTCGCCGATTATCTATATCCAAAACGTACGCCAATTGATTCGGTACTGTCACGAGCACCAAGCGGAGCTAGCCAACGTCCCTTGGATTGTTAACACTATGGGATACGTTAGCGGATTGGGCGACGAGCTGATGGCTGCTATTCTCCGGATATTAGCTCCCTCAGACGTTGTGCAGCTGGTTTTCACCACGAAAAATCCTTCGACAccaaatttccaaaattccttcaCCAGTGATGTCATCAATCAGTACAATTTCAAAATTCTGCATACTGAAGTGGAGGAGTTCTGTCAGGAGAAGGTCTCCTTCCGACACTGCCAATTGAACGTCGataaatcgcgcagagggtttaCTCTAGCGGCTCCAAATAGACGTAAGCTCATGCTACTCGTTCACCTTGCTGGGATTATGGACGATTGCCCCAGTGGATGGTTCAACGAGGTGCGCCCGCTATGCGCTCCACTCGATCAATTACAAGTGCTGATTACCAGGGAGGATCAAAGTCTTCCCGAACAATATCTGCCGGCGGTATTGAACGCATCGCTAGTATTTCTCTGTAGGAAAaccgatacgggcagtttgtaTGAGTGCTTGGGACTCG GCATTGTTCGCGCCGTGGATAAGGATAAAAATGTGTTCCTCCTACCATCGCTAGCTTCACCGGAACAGCTAGCAGAGGTAACAGTGCTAGCCATCTGCAGCAGTAGTTTACCGAATGCGATACTTCTGCGACAGAGTCCCCGCGTTCAGGGGATTGTTCCCTACGTGCACAACGTTGGCTGA